TCAGTGATGAGTTCTGCTCTTTATCCGAGCTAGAGCTAGACACAGTGAATTCAATTGAACCCGTTGTGTCTAGCCTAGATCCATTTAGATGTCAAGCACAATTCTCACCTGCAATCACCGATGAAATCAGATGAAACTACATCATCTTCGGTGTAGCCAAGAATTCCCTTCATGTTTCCCTCAGACTCAGCCCTGTACAAAGATAAAAACTGTTCACAATCTAACTTATAATTTCTTCAATAAGCGAAATCTCAAAAAGTATTTGTACTTGAGAGCTGCTTTGATCTCATCATAGGTAGCTGATTTCTGAATCCTCGCGGTTAGATCAACCACTGAAACATCAACAGTTGGAACACGAAAAGCCATACCAGTTAACTTTCCATTCAATGCTGGTAGAACTTTGCCAACAGCCTGCATTATCAAATGTAAAAAGTATAGTAACTACACAATTTCCTCTGGAAAACAGAGTAAATTATGTTACGCCTTTTGGAGCGTGGATCGCCTTACAGACcatatgaaaaatacaaaaatagatTTGGGCATAACATGGTTAGTACTACCTTGGCAGCTCCGGTACTACTAGGGATGATGTTATGAGCAGCAGCACGTCCACCTCTCCAGTCTTTCATCGAAGGACCATCAACTGTCTTTTGTGTTGCTATATAACGTATACAGAACAAATTTGCGATCAATAAAGTTAAAACAGAAGAAATATAACTAGGAACATCAGTAACTAGGACCTTAGCTTACCAGTAATAGAATGGACCGTGGTCATTAGACCCTCAacgataccaaatttgtcattAATAGCCTGTGATGATTCAAATTGAATACGATCAAAGTTGGATTTCAACTAAAATGACAAGATTAGATACCAAACAGACTAAAAATAACAACCTTAGCCAATGGAGCAAGACAGTTAGTAGTGCAACTAGCGTTAGACACAATGTTAATATCTGCTTTGTATTCCTTCTCATTTACACCCATTACAAACATGGGCGCGTCCTTGCTAGGGGCTGAAATAACAACTCTCTTTGCACCACCCtaacgaaaaaaaaaaatagatggaACATCATAATTATACGCGTTAGCATAAAAAGTTCTTTTAAACTATCAGTGTATAACATATGAAAATGAAGTATGAATACCTTCAAGTGAGCTGCAGCTTTGTCTTTATCAGTGAAAACACCAGTGGACTCAACGACGTAGTCTGCTCCAGCCTCACCCCATGGAATTTCTTCGGGGTTTCTGTTTGTTACACCAATAAAGGTAAGAAGAAAAACTCAATTGTAATGCAATGTTGGAAATGCATTTATTTACCTAGCACCAAATACTTTGACAGGTTTATCGCCAAAGAGAAGAGTTTTTTCATCCTTAACTTTAAGCTCGTGTTTCTTCCATTGGCCATGAACGGTGTCATATTTGAACATATAGGTCTATAAAACGCGAAATTCAAATCAGACTCAAATGTACATTACAACGAGCACAGGATATATCAGCTTGAAAATCAGGCATTTAATCGCAATCAAGTTGTCCTTACTAAGAATAGATCCACAATCTCTTATcgaatgaaaaatatgaaattgctATATAATAGTATACGTTTAAGTCTAGAAACAAAACTCTTGCACATGAAACTAATGGATCAATAAAGGAACTATATATACCACATTTGACGTGACTAATCaataaagatcatttttttttaaaattcaactcGTAAGTGGTTATAAGAGATCATTTCCAGTAATACTTTAAACGTGATATAAAATTCATGATTCCCTTGGGTATGGATCCAAAATTATGGAACATTCATTGCAAGGAAAGGTGTATAAATCACACTAGAGGCAGATCCAATATTTAAACGTCATGGATTCAAATTtgtaagttattttaaaatatatctcaaattttgatatttatattacttttcatgatttttatacTACTTTTCAGACATATATATCTCTGGTTTATGTTGAAAATAAGGGGTTTAATTGAGTCTACTTCCAATACTCTAGATCTAGGTGATAAATATTGAACATTGTCTAACTTTACAAATAATACGAAGAACAATGAATCAATATAAAGGTTAATCAGATCAGTAAATTTCGAACACCagataattattaaaacaatagagttaaaaaggaaaatggagTAACCATGTATTCAGTAGTGATAAAGGGGTCATTGACAGCAACAAGCTCAATGTCATCACTCTGCAACGCCACTCTAGCCACTAATCTACCAATTCTTCCAAAACCTAcgtatacaaaaaaaaaaaaacaatttttaaaaaataaaatagtattgACATTAACAAATGTGGATaacaatatgaaataaaaaaactcaCCATTGATTCCGATCTTGACTTTGCCCATAATGATTATAACAAATTATGAAAcgaaagaaaagttttaagaaTATGAGTATTCTTATTTACTAGTAAAGTGTTGTTCAGCAGTAAATGCAATAATACTATTGCTGTGATTTGCTTATAAATATAGAATTAGAACGGAATTATAGATGATTTGAAACAAAAACAACCACTAATAACAATATGGTTATGAGTTTTTTGTGGGTGATACGATATCTACGGGTTAGAATTAGTTTTCTAATTAatgattaagttaattaaattcTAGTGTAATGTTGTCattcataaaaagaaaacacaTAACTTAATAAGAGTCCGTTtggcttaatttttttaaaaaaatagtttttcaaaagtaattttaaaaagttaaattttagtagtaacttttaagttaaaaaatgaaaagtaggagagtatctacttttaattttttttgagtcattttaaaattattttaagttatttttaactttgtcaaacactctcaaaagttcaaaatgacttaaaaataagtttgaccaacttttaagtcagttcaaacaggctctaagtctcttttttttttctatagaAGAATACATGCTTCTTAtagctattttttaaaaaagaattttcttaacatagtttaatattttctttatctcaatttatgtggtattgtCCGAATTTCAAAAGTCAAACGGTTTAATTTTGATAGTCAATTCGGGCATggatcttcaatttattaaaataattttttacatatttgaaaattacctaaaaagtgctataaattataattattgataattcaagatatatatatatatatattaaatagaaaaaaatatttaaatctcaaaataCGAAAAAGTGAGgtgttttttatttatagaagtTTTTTATGTTGTTGAGATGAGGAAAAAATTGACTATATTTGTGATAGAATTTGTTATATGTTTTTTACCTACTCTTACactttaaagtttttcttaGTAACTAGTATAATCTCCTTTTCATTATCGTGCCCTTTTTTAGTGATGGAGTTCGAAAATTTTAACAAGAAAATTCAACAACTATTAggtaaaagtttttttaatatGTGAGGGACTTCAAGTTAGGTATAATATACATAATTCttttatatgtatgtatattataaataaatttatatgatCTTATACTTGGAAATTAATTCTTATGGCTTCTCTATTTGAAAATAACCATCAATtaggcgggggggggggggggNGTGATAAAATCAATTAGTAAAATAATGATTCGCCCAATTCTCTTAGATTTGAGTAGGTTGATGATccacttatttttttaactcaATTCATCTTAATCCGCCCAATTTAatctatttaaaaattatattacgaTGCGGTCTAAAACcttatctaaatatttttaataaaacattttttgttgtaaatttgatttttattgtgTATGTCTATAACCTGGGGTATCTATACTTCCATAACCTCCTCCATGATCTTCCACGCCTTCGTAACCTTTCTTATGAACTTAGTTTTTCTATGGAGAAGCTACGAATGATCGATGAGGACATGTTAGAAAAGACTTGTCCACTTTTCATACCTCAAATATGCTATTACTAGAGGAATGAGCAAGTTTGACTGAACAAGCCAATATTCTatataaacttgaaaattatgGTTCAACGAAGTAATTatataaactatatatatatatatatatatatcgaaaagccaatattttatataaacttGAAAATTGTAGTTCAATGAAGTAATTATATAAACTAGATATATATAACTTAAGTGtgaaactaataaaaatattgtactAATTTAAGTGGTTTTGATCCattgtctttttatttataaatagatTAGGTAATAAAAATAACTACACGTTCTAAACATATTATTATAATTGATATCCGATACCTTAATTTGACTGAACAaggcaatattttattttagtggtATTCTCACACATGCAATGCATTTCAAAataccataaaaaaataatttagccaacctactaaatttttttaagag
The DNA window shown above is from Solanum stenotomum isolate F172 chromosome 6, ASM1918654v1, whole genome shotgun sequence and carries:
- the LOC125867033 gene encoding glyceraldehyde-3-phosphate dehydrogenase, cytosolic; this translates as MGKVKIGINGFGRIGRLVARVALQSDDIELVAVNDPFITTEYMTYMFKYDTVHGQWKKHELKVKDEKTLLFGDKPVKVFGARNPEEIPWGEAGADYVVESTGVFTDKDKAAAHLKGGAKRVVISAPSKDAPMFVMGVNEKEYKADINIVSNASCTTNCLAPLAKAINDKFGIVEGLMTTVHSITATQKTVDGPSMKDWRGGRAAAHNIIPSSTGAAKAVGKVLPALNGKLTGMAFRVPTVDVSVVDLTARIQKSATYDEIKAALKAESEGNMKGILGYTEDDVVSSDFIGDCRSSIFDAKAGIALNGNFVKVVSWYDNEWGYSNRVIDLIRHMSTVV